A DNA window from Thermosynechococcaceae cyanobacterium Okahandja contains the following coding sequences:
- a CDS encoding NYN domain-containing protein → MITSSTSAIYSPEQVLQNRGRVAIFIDGSNLFYAALQLGIEIDYSKLLCHLTQGSRLFRSFFYTGVDPSNEKQQGFLLWMRRNGYRVVSKELVQLPDGSKKANLDVEIAVDMMALVGCYDTAILVSGDGDLAYAVDAVSYRGARVEVVSLRSMTSDSLINVADRYIDLESIREDIQKAPRTTYTYRPLTGGLTPPNLSSTPWEDGVAESGNADPSPLEALDNNASA, encoded by the coding sequence ATGATTACATCGTCCACATCTGCGATCTATAGTCCTGAACAAGTGCTGCAAAATCGGGGTCGTGTGGCCATTTTTATTGATGGTTCAAACCTATTCTATGCAGCATTACAACTGGGCATTGAAATTGACTATTCAAAACTGCTGTGCCATCTGACCCAAGGGTCACGTCTTTTCCGCTCCTTTTTTTACACGGGGGTGGATCCCTCCAATGAAAAACAACAGGGATTCCTGCTGTGGATGCGGCGCAATGGCTATCGGGTGGTGTCTAAGGAACTGGTGCAGTTACCCGATGGCTCGAAGAAAGCCAATCTGGATGTTGAAATTGCCGTTGATATGATGGCCTTGGTGGGCTGCTACGATACGGCTATTTTAGTGAGTGGGGATGGGGATTTGGCCTATGCGGTGGATGCGGTCAGTTATCGCGGTGCGCGGGTGGAAGTAGTGAGCCTGCGGTCGATGACCAGCGACAGCCTAATTAATGTTGCTGATCGCTACATAGACCTTGAAAGTATTCGTGAAGATATTCAAAAGGCACCGCGTACCACCTATACCTACCGCCCCTTAACCGGCGGATTGACACCCCCCAATTTATCGAGTACACCATGGGAAGACGGTGTAGCGGAATCTGGCAATGCTGACCCATCGCCCCTGGAAGCGTTGGACAATAATGCGTCTGCTTAG
- the lptC gene encoding LPS export ABC transporter periplasmic protein LptC produces the protein MRLLRQLGGVLLLGSLAGCGWVETWIGEEPTPEPEITGAVRLQRLTLRQTDEQGQILWLLEAEGARYSDGGLQEIEIANLRGDLRAAGQPVYKVEARAVTVRQRNGQLWIDGRTTVTDVEAKGTIVADQLVWRGDRSLLQAQKNLSIRYPQATITAERLEADSQRRELRALKGVRVTSTLPEVADLRLSTEALVWQQAQQRFLAGVGTPGVTVVGRGGDRLRAQEAEWAIPEQRLTLRRGVQVNLQEPNLVARGELIQWWIERQQVVSDAPIAVQYPSQGIRGQAQRGIFFLADNRAIFENARLESQPQAAQLQAQRLTWRIPQQQVDATGQVEIRRANATLRTAQLLWRIPEQEVEAQGGVFYDQATPRLQVQGQRAKGWLDRQEVIVSGGVRTQVPLQLRFP, from the coding sequence ATGCGTCTGCTTAGGCAGCTTGGGGGCGTACTACTCCTAGGTAGTTTGGCGGGTTGCGGCTGGGTGGAAACGTGGATTGGCGAGGAGCCCACCCCAGAGCCGGAAATTACGGGTGCGGTGCGCCTGCAACGCTTGACCCTGCGGCAGACGGATGAACAGGGGCAAATTCTGTGGTTATTAGAAGCGGAGGGTGCTCGCTATAGCGATGGTGGCCTACAGGAAATTGAGATTGCCAATTTACGGGGCGATCTGCGGGCGGCGGGTCAGCCAGTTTATAAGGTAGAGGCTAGGGCAGTGACGGTGCGGCAGCGCAACGGTCAGCTTTGGATTGATGGGCGCACCACGGTGACGGATGTGGAGGCGAAGGGCACCATTGTTGCCGATCAGTTGGTGTGGCGGGGCGATCGCAGTCTGCTGCAAGCCCAAAAAAACCTATCTATTCGCTATCCCCAAGCCACGATTACGGCGGAGCGCTTAGAGGCGGATAGTCAGCGGCGCGAACTGCGGGCACTGAAGGGGGTGCGCGTGACTTCGACACTGCCGGAGGTGGCAGATCTGCGCCTCAGTACCGAGGCACTGGTGTGGCAACAGGCGCAGCAGCGCTTCTTGGCTGGGGTGGGAACCCCCGGGGTGACGGTGGTGGGAAGGGGGGGCGATCGCCTGCGCGCCCAAGAGGCAGAATGGGCTATTCCCGAGCAGCGGCTGACCCTACGGCGTGGGGTACAGGTCAACTTGCAGGAGCCTAACCTCGTCGCCCGCGGTGAGCTTATTCAATGGTGGATAGAGCGCCAGCAGGTCGTGAGTGATGCCCCCATTGCTGTGCAGTACCCGTCACAGGGCATCCGCGGCCAAGCTCAGCGGGGCATTTTCTTTTTAGCGGATAACCGCGCCATCTTTGAGAATGCCCGCCTCGAAAGTCAACCCCAAGCGGCTCAACTGCAAGCCCAACGCCTGACTTGGCGGATTCCGCAGCAGCAGGTGGACGCGACAGGCCAAGTAGAAATCCGCCGCGCCAATGCGACCCTGCGCACCGCACAACTGCTTTGGCGCATCCCCGAGCAAGAAGTCGAAGCCCAAGGAGGCGTGTTTTACGACCAAGCTACGCCGCGTCTGCAGGTGCAAGGACAGCGGGCCAAGGGCTGGCTCGATCGTCAAGAGGTGATTGTCAGTGGTGGAGTACGCACCCAAGTGCCCCTACAGTTACGCTTCCCCTGA
- a CDS encoding PipX family protein, giving the protein MKSSMTAEQYLNHPTFGLLYGVCPVEENRELFTTLYAQRLFFIVTLRPSGMEFESISRTDARMLIEQRLRSLRRLGKQAEYEALQRLHRQTFL; this is encoded by the coding sequence ATGAAATCTTCCATGACCGCTGAGCAGTACTTAAATCACCCCACATTTGGACTGTTGTATGGGGTCTGTCCCGTGGAGGAAAATCGGGAACTATTTACAACCCTTTACGCCCAGCGGCTATTTTTTATTGTGACGCTGCGCCCCAGCGGCATGGAATTTGAGTCCATTAGTCGTACCGATGCCCGCATGTTAATTGAACAGCGGTTGCGATCGCTCCGGCGGCTAGGGAAGCAGGCAGAGTACGAAGCGCTGCAACGTCTTCACCGCCAAACGTTTTTATAG
- the gor gene encoding glutathione-disulfide reductase: MSYDYDLFVIGAGSGGLAASKRAASYGARVAIAEGDKVGGTCVIRGCVPKKLLVYASKFSATFSDAVGYGWRPVTPKLNWDRLIKAVDTEVNRLSQLHIGYLGKAGVELLPFFARFADPHTLELVDREGNVQRQVTAAKILIAVGGEAIKPNLPGMEYSITSREMFLLPKQPKRLAILGGGYISVEFAGIMRGLGTEVVHFLRGDRPLRGFDQDIQDGVYEGMIRHGIDVRPQCHITSLKLTKKGNIRVHYEQHGQPYEAKVDAVLCAVGRAPNLQGLGLDRAGVHLSTNSQGIAAVAVDEAYRTNQTHIFAVGDCTNRVNLTPVAIAEGRAFADTQFGNQPRTLSYENIPSAVFSQPEAASVGLSEAQAKAKLGAENVLVYRAAFRPMYHSLTGKEANVIVKLVVEKQTEWVLGAHMVGDNAAEIIQGIAIALKMGATKKDFDATIGIHPSTAEEFVTLR; this comes from the coding sequence ATGAGCTACGACTACGACTTATTTGTCATTGGTGCCGGTTCCGGTGGCTTGGCAGCCTCGAAGCGGGCGGCATCCTACGGGGCACGGGTGGCCATTGCCGAGGGGGATAAAGTCGGTGGCACCTGTGTGATTCGCGGCTGTGTTCCTAAAAAATTATTGGTCTATGCCTCCAAATTCAGCGCCACGTTTAGCGATGCGGTGGGGTATGGCTGGCGACCGGTGACCCCAAAGCTGAACTGGGATCGCCTGATCAAAGCAGTGGATACGGAAGTGAATCGCCTCAGCCAGTTGCATATTGGCTATTTGGGGAAGGCGGGGGTGGAACTGCTGCCGTTTTTTGCCCGATTTGCGGATCCCCACACCCTTGAGCTGGTGGATCGCGAGGGCAACGTTCAACGCCAAGTAACGGCAGCCAAAATTCTCATTGCCGTGGGGGGCGAAGCCATTAAACCCAACCTGCCGGGCATGGAGTACAGCATTACCTCGCGGGAGATGTTTCTGCTGCCGAAACAACCCAAGCGGCTAGCTATTTTGGGCGGCGGGTACATCAGTGTTGAGTTTGCCGGGATCATGCGGGGCTTGGGCACGGAAGTGGTGCATTTCCTGCGGGGCGATCGCCCCCTGCGCGGCTTTGACCAAGATATTCAGGATGGTGTTTATGAGGGAATGATTCGCCATGGCATTGATGTGCGTCCCCAATGCCACATTACGAGTCTGAAGCTCACCAAAAAAGGGAATATTCGGGTGCACTACGAGCAGCACGGGCAACCCTACGAAGCCAAAGTTGATGCGGTCCTCTGCGCCGTTGGCCGGGCACCCAACCTACAGGGACTGGGTCTGGATCGCGCTGGCGTTCATCTGAGTACCAATAGCCAAGGGATTGCCGCCGTGGCGGTGGATGAGGCCTATCGCACCAATCAGACCCATATTTTTGCCGTGGGGGACTGCACCAACCGCGTTAACCTCACCCCTGTGGCTATTGCCGAAGGTCGCGCCTTTGCCGACACCCAGTTTGGTAACCAGCCCCGCACCCTCAGCTACGAGAATATCCCCTCGGCAGTGTTCTCCCAGCCGGAGGCAGCCTCGGTGGGACTGTCGGAAGCCCAAGCCAAGGCCAAGCTCGGCGCCGAGAATGTCCTGGTGTATCGGGCGGCCTTTCGCCCCATGTACCACAGTCTGACCGGTAAGGAGGCCAACGTCATCGTCAAGCTGGTGGTCGAAAAACAGACGGAGTGGGTGCTCGGTGCCCACATGGTGGGGGACAACGCGGCAGAAATTATTCAGGGAATCGCGATCGCCCTGAAAATGGGTGCCACCAAAAAAGACTTTGATGCCACCATTGGCATTCATCCCTCCACCGCCGAGGAGTTTGTTACCCTGCGCTAG
- a CDS encoding S41 family peptidase, producing the protein MGFPWQLSTTVIAWFLSLLLVGWQLMVPAPAIALTEEQKLFNEAWRIVNQAYVDPSFNGQNWWLVRQHLLSRPLPNREATYQAIQTMLASLEDPFTRLLRPAQFRSLQTTTAGELTGVGLQISSDPETGILEVIAPIDGSPAAKAGILPRDRILAIDGIPTPQLSLDEAAEKMRGSAGSRVRLEVQHGDQPPQVITLERGHIEINPVVAELRQLEGRAIGYIRLGQFSAMAPAEMRKAIQTLEQQGAQAYILDLRNNPGGLLQAGVEIAQLWMDPGVVVYTVDRQGITDSLNATGTPLSHDPLVVLVNGGTASASEILAGALQDTGRAQLVGDRTFGKGSIQSLFSLSDGSGLAVTIAHYETPNHHNINKVGIEPNQRVAKAPESLQAMGTAADPQYLAALEVLQQPVQLATSAG; encoded by the coding sequence ATGGGCTTTCCTTGGCAACTTTCAACCACCGTCATTGCTTGGTTTTTGTCGCTGCTGCTGGTAGGGTGGCAGCTTATGGTCCCCGCACCGGCGATCGCCCTGACGGAAGAGCAAAAACTATTTAACGAAGCGTGGCGGATTGTCAACCAAGCCTATGTGGATCCGTCGTTTAACGGCCAAAACTGGTGGCTGGTGCGCCAACACCTCCTCAGCCGCCCGCTACCCAACCGCGAGGCAACCTATCAAGCGATTCAAACCATGCTGGCGAGCCTAGAGGATCCCTTCACCCGCCTGTTGCGCCCCGCCCAATTCCGCAGTCTCCAGACCACCACTGCCGGGGAACTGACGGGAGTGGGGCTACAAATTAGTAGTGATCCCGAGACCGGCATCCTAGAGGTTATTGCCCCCATTGATGGTTCGCCAGCGGCCAAGGCGGGAATTCTCCCCCGCGATCGCATCCTTGCCATTGACGGCATTCCCACCCCCCAACTCAGCCTCGATGAAGCTGCTGAAAAAATGCGGGGGAGCGCCGGGTCGCGGGTGCGGTTAGAGGTGCAGCACGGGGATCAGCCGCCTCAGGTGATCACCCTTGAGCGGGGGCACATTGAAATTAATCCGGTGGTGGCAGAGTTACGCCAACTGGAGGGGCGCGCCATTGGCTACATTCGTCTGGGGCAGTTTAGTGCCATGGCTCCTGCCGAGATGCGCAAGGCTATCCAAACCCTTGAGCAGCAGGGGGCGCAGGCTTATATTTTAGATTTGCGCAATAATCCTGGGGGGCTACTGCAAGCGGGGGTGGAAATTGCCCAACTCTGGATGGATCCGGGGGTGGTGGTTTATACGGTGGATCGTCAAGGGATTACCGATAGCCTCAATGCCACGGGGACGCCCCTCAGCCATGATCCCCTTGTGGTGTTAGTGAACGGTGGCACCGCCAGTGCCAGTGAAATTTTAGCGGGGGCGCTGCAGGATACCGGTCGTGCCCAACTGGTGGGCGATCGCACCTTTGGTAAAGGCTCCATTCAGTCCCTGTTTAGCCTCTCTGATGGCTCCGGTTTAGCGGTCACGATTGCCCACTACGAAACCCCCAACCACCACAACATCAATAAAGTGGGGATTGAACCCAATCAGCGGGTGGCCAAGGCTCCCGAAAGTTTGCAAGCCATGGGCACAGCCGCGGATCCCCAGTACCTTGCGGCCCTAGAGGTATTGCAGCAGCCGGTGCAACTGGCCACTAGCGCAGGGTAA
- a CDS encoding DUF2283 domain-containing protein — protein sequence MKLTIHKDDDAIHLQLDDTPIIESEEVSDGIVLDYNAEGKVVGIEILIY from the coding sequence ATGAAGTTAACTATTCACAAAGACGATGATGCCATCCATTTGCAACTTGACGATACCCCCATCATTGAGTCTGAGGAAGTGAGCGACGGCATTGTCCTAGATTACAACGCTGAGGGTAAAGTGGTTGGCATTGAAATCCTTATATATTAG
- a CDS encoding prephenate/arogenate dehydrogenase, whose translation MLRIGIVGLGLIGGSLGIDLRAKGHYVVGVSRRAETCERAIAKGAVDWGSTDPKVLSALDLVFLCPPIGSVLSVALDIVPHLSKDTVLTDVASVKEEIVPALEKLWPRYVGGHPMAGTAEAGIEAARSQLFVNAPYVLTPTLHTDSEAIDRVAQIINDLEAKLLYATPADHDRAVAWISHLPVIVSATLLLANAQEVDEPIRTLSQRLASSGFYDTSRVGGGNPELGRMMAEYNRAALRHCLIQYRATLDHLLRQIEQEDWEGLQANLSAAQNYRQTIYP comes from the coding sequence ATGCTGCGGATTGGCATTGTGGGTCTGGGTTTAATTGGCGGTTCCTTGGGGATTGATTTACGGGCAAAGGGACACTACGTTGTCGGTGTCAGTCGGCGGGCTGAAACCTGTGAGCGGGCGATCGCCAAAGGTGCGGTGGATTGGGGCAGTACCGACCCTAAAGTACTGAGTGCCCTTGATCTGGTGTTTCTGTGCCCCCCCATTGGCAGTGTGCTGAGTGTTGCCTTGGACATTGTGCCTCATCTGAGCAAAGACACTGTTCTCACCGATGTGGCATCCGTCAAAGAAGAGATTGTGCCTGCCCTCGAAAAACTCTGGCCACGGTACGTGGGCGGCCACCCCATGGCGGGTACTGCCGAAGCTGGCATCGAGGCAGCGCGATCGCAGTTATTTGTCAATGCCCCCTACGTTCTGACCCCTACGCTGCACACCGACAGTGAGGCGATCGACCGCGTTGCCCAGATTATCAACGATCTTGAGGCCAAGCTCCTCTACGCCACCCCCGCGGATCACGATCGCGCCGTGGCATGGATTTCCCATTTACCCGTGATCGTGAGTGCCACGCTGCTTTTAGCCAATGCCCAAGAAGTCGATGAACCGATTCGTACCCTTTCCCAACGGCTGGCCAGTTCGGGCTTTTACGATACCAGTCGCGTTGGCGGTGGCAACCCGGAACTCGGGCGCATGATGGCCGAGTACAACCGCGCGGCCTTACGCCACTGCCTGATTCAGTACCGCGCCACCCTTGATCACCTACTCCGGCAAATTGAGCAGGAAGACTGGGAGGGTTTGCAAGCCAACCTGAGTGCTGCCCAGAACTATCGCCAGACCATTTACCCTTAA
- a CDS encoding phosphate-starvation-inducible PsiE family protein yields MFWQQVLIFLQDNQRFLRFLSQIEGIATRVLAIGMLLVVVVAIVDLGRILTLELFTPPLGQFSLELVKIFGLFLNVLVALEILENITAYLKTHVSSQIVELVIVTSLIAIARKIIILDIDQPETVAKLLGLAIAILALSASYWIVRRLNYRRRP; encoded by the coding sequence GTGTTTTGGCAGCAGGTGCTCATTTTTCTGCAGGATAATCAGCGGTTTCTCCGGTTCCTCAGCCAAATTGAGGGGATTGCCACCCGCGTGTTGGCCATTGGCATGTTGTTGGTGGTGGTTGTGGCCATTGTGGACTTAGGGCGCATTCTCACGCTGGAACTGTTTACCCCTCCCCTTGGCCAGTTCAGCCTTGAGTTGGTAAAAATTTTTGGCTTATTTCTGAATGTCTTGGTGGCGCTGGAAATCCTTGAAAATATTACCGCCTACCTGAAAACCCACGTCTCCTCCCAGATTGTGGAACTGGTGATTGTCACCTCCCTTATTGCCATTGCCCGCAAAATTATTATTTTGGATATTGACCAGCCGGAAACCGTGGCCAAGCTGCTGGGCTTAGCGATCGCCATCTTGGCCCTATCGGCCAGCTACTGGATTGTCCGGCGGCTCAACTATCGCCGTCGCCCTTAA
- a CDS encoding MBL fold metallo-hydrolase, translating to MRLTWLESNTWLWQLGATRILVDPWLVGRLTFGNTPWLFAAERTTPCNIPSDIDLILLSQGLPDHCHVPTLRQCDRRIPVIGSASAAKIAQELGFETVTALTPHATYQWQDVTIQATAGAALGPTQQENGYLLRWGDRALYYEPHGCHDPWLKTCGPVDVVITPLLNVRLPLLGAILKGGETAVELARWLHPQQMISTAANGSLKLYGLLPSLLAVEGSLALLQQRVAAAGLRTQLVEPVAYSPLDILPTVAEA from the coding sequence ATGCGGCTGACATGGCTAGAGAGCAATACGTGGTTGTGGCAGTTGGGGGCAACCCGAATTCTGGTGGATCCGTGGTTGGTGGGGCGGCTCACCTTTGGCAATACACCTTGGCTGTTTGCCGCAGAGCGTACGACCCCTTGCAACATCCCTTCGGACATCGATTTGATTCTGCTCTCCCAAGGGTTACCGGATCACTGCCATGTTCCCACCCTGCGCCAGTGCGATCGCCGGATTCCGGTCATTGGCTCCGCCAGTGCCGCTAAGATTGCCCAAGAGTTAGGGTTCGAGACGGTCACTGCCCTTACCCCCCACGCCACCTACCAGTGGCAGGATGTGACGATTCAGGCCACCGCCGGGGCAGCCCTTGGCCCAACGCAGCAGGAAAACGGCTACCTCCTCCGCTGGGGCGATCGCGCCCTGTACTACGAACCCCACGGTTGCCATGATCCGTGGTTAAAGACCTGTGGTCCTGTTGATGTCGTGATTACACCGCTATTGAATGTGCGCCTCCCCTTGCTGGGAGCCATCCTGAAGGGGGGAGAGACGGCGGTTGAGTTGGCACGCTGGCTGCACCCCCAACAGATGATCAGTACCGCCGCCAACGGCTCCCTCAAGCTCTATGGCCTGTTGCCTTCCCTGCTGGCGGTTGAAGGGTCGCTTGCCCTCCTCCAACAGCGGGTGGCCGCGGCGGGTCTCAGGACGCAATTGGTCGAACCGGTGGCCTACAGCCCGCTGGACATCCTCCCTACGGTTGCTGAGGCCTAG
- a CDS encoding serine/threonine-protein kinase, with protein MTKYPMLVHCTRPHCPRPQNDLPELEQTNQRRSRINQKFCTACGMSLILRGRYVAERVLGRGGFGAAYLARDLDTPGWRHCVIKQFLPNVSDPKQLAKAQELFEREATVLEDLGQHAQIPDLLAFFEEEVPSQGGAGTEQYFYLVQEFIDGDTLEDELLQQGRFSEEQVRQVLRELLPVLQYVHDRGSIHRDIKLSNIMRQHPSKTKFPGQGHLYLLDFGAVKQVSHSSATPRSTGIYTPHYAPPEQSRGEQVFPSSDLYALAVTCIVLLTGKGPDQLFDAYNNRWNWHPYAQVSPQLRDVLDRMLKAAPSDRFASAKEVEAALSTPSTPPPATAVSVAPAAPPAPPVNIATPATTTPRPKPVRQRSPRAPLPALKILMASGFTGFEMTAIGLMCYGLMTTWGFPLSISAGLIGAIFALLVFLQYRRIVEHWEQLILGGLTAAALYFVPVLQAGLGAIPALLVCLLGGLACVVLGNVFLLVYSIISRFA; from the coding sequence TTGACTAAGTACCCTATGTTAGTTCACTGTACCCGCCCCCACTGTCCCCGGCCCCAAAATGACCTGCCTGAGTTGGAGCAAACCAACCAGCGGCGCAGCCGCATTAATCAAAAATTCTGCACCGCCTGTGGGATGTCCTTAATTTTGCGGGGGCGCTACGTTGCGGAGCGTGTCCTCGGGCGAGGGGGGTTTGGCGCAGCCTACCTAGCGCGGGATTTGGATACCCCCGGCTGGCGACACTGCGTCATTAAGCAATTCCTGCCCAATGTTTCGGATCCAAAGCAACTGGCCAAGGCACAGGAGCTTTTTGAGCGGGAGGCTACGGTACTGGAAGATCTAGGACAGCACGCTCAAATTCCTGACTTACTGGCGTTTTTTGAGGAGGAGGTTCCCAGCCAAGGGGGTGCAGGCACTGAGCAATATTTCTACCTTGTGCAAGAGTTTATTGATGGCGACACCCTCGAGGATGAGTTACTACAACAGGGACGCTTTAGTGAGGAGCAGGTGCGGCAGGTGCTGCGGGAGTTGCTTCCGGTGTTGCAGTACGTCCACGATCGCGGCTCAATTCACCGCGATATTAAGCTCTCGAACATTATGCGCCAGCACCCGAGTAAAACGAAGTTCCCCGGCCAAGGGCACCTCTACCTGCTTGATTTTGGAGCGGTGAAGCAGGTATCCCACTCAAGCGCCACCCCCCGCAGTACCGGCATTTACACCCCCCATTACGCGCCTCCCGAGCAGTCGCGGGGCGAGCAGGTGTTCCCCAGTTCCGATTTGTACGCGCTGGCGGTAACCTGTATTGTGCTACTGACCGGTAAAGGCCCCGATCAATTATTTGATGCCTACAATAACCGCTGGAATTGGCATCCCTATGCTCAGGTGAGTCCCCAGTTGCGCGATGTGCTGGATCGGATGCTGAAGGCTGCCCCCAGCGATCGCTTCGCCTCGGCCAAGGAAGTGGAAGCCGCCCTTAGTACGCCTAGTACGCCCCCACCTGCGACTGCCGTATCGGTTGCCCCTGCTGCCCCCCCCGCACCGCCTGTGAACATTGCAACACCAGCCACCACCACGCCGCGCCCCAAACCCGTGCGCCAGCGATCGCCTCGGGCGCCCTTGCCAGCGCTAAAAATCCTGATGGCCTCGGGGTTTACCGGCTTTGAAATGACGGCGATCGGGCTGATGTGCTACGGCCTGATGACAACATGGGGCTTTCCCCTATCGATCAGTGCTGGGCTGATTGGTGCCATCTTTGCCCTCTTGGTGTTTTTGCAGTATCGCCGGATTGTGGAACACTGGGAGCAACTAATCTTGGGTGGCCTGACGGCGGCGGCTCTTTACTTTGTGCCGGTACTTCAGGCGGGGCTAGGGGCTATTCCGGCGCTGCTGGTGTGCCTTTTAGGTGGGTTGGCTTGTGTGGTGCTCGGGAATGTGTTTCTACTGGTCTATAGCATTATTTCGCGGTTTGCGTAG
- a CDS encoding 2-hydroxyacid dehydrogenase, with product MKVAVFSAKSYDREFLQATNAAQDHPHSFSYYDVLLKPETASLAQGHEAVCVFVNDDVGAVTLQRLADLGVRLVTLRCTGFNNVDLKAAAALGITVTRVSDYSPYSVAEHTVGLILMLNRKLHRAYNRVRDDNFALEGLMGFDLHGCTVGIIGTGRIGRIVGQIMAGFGCRLYCYDPYPNEAFAAIATYGSLEAVLGQADIVTLHCPLTDANWHLINHTTIAQMKRGAMLINTSRGKLVDTKAVIEGIKSGQIGYVGIDVYEEEDSLFFQDLSDTIIQDDTFQLLQSFPNVVITAHQAFFTRNALQDIATTTLENLTHFEQGLPLAHEVTYTPELS from the coding sequence ATGAAAGTGGCGGTTTTTAGCGCTAAGTCCTACGATCGCGAGTTTTTGCAGGCCACAAATGCGGCCCAGGATCACCCCCACAGCTTTAGTTACTACGATGTGCTCCTAAAGCCAGAAACGGCTTCGTTGGCGCAGGGGCATGAGGCGGTGTGTGTCTTTGTCAACGATGATGTGGGGGCAGTGACGCTGCAACGGCTGGCGGACTTGGGGGTGCGATTAGTGACCCTGCGTTGTACGGGGTTTAACAATGTGGACTTGAAGGCGGCGGCAGCGCTGGGAATCACGGTCACCCGGGTGAGCGATTACTCCCCCTACTCTGTGGCAGAGCATACGGTGGGGTTGATCCTAATGCTCAATCGCAAGTTGCATCGCGCCTACAACCGCGTCCGCGATGACAATTTTGCCCTAGAGGGACTCATGGGGTTTGATCTCCACGGCTGCACGGTGGGCATTATTGGCACCGGCAGAATTGGTCGCATTGTGGGTCAAATTATGGCGGGATTTGGCTGCCGCCTTTACTGCTACGATCCCTATCCCAATGAGGCATTTGCGGCGATCGCCACCTATGGCTCTCTTGAAGCCGTCCTTGGCCAAGCGGATATTGTAACGCTGCACTGTCCCCTCACCGATGCCAACTGGCACCTGATTAACCACACCACTATTGCCCAGATGAAACGCGGTGCTATGCTCATTAACACCAGCCGCGGCAAACTGGTGGACACCAAGGCGGTGATTGAGGGCATTAAATCGGGACAAATTGGGTACGTCGGCATTGATGTTTATGAGGAAGAAGACTCCCTCTTTTTCCAAGATTTATCGGACACCATCATTCAAGATGACACGTTTCAACTGCTCCAGTCGTTTCCCAACGTGGTGATTACGGCGCACCAAGCCTTCTTTACCCGCAACGCGCTGCAGGATATTGCCACCACAACCCTTGAAAATTTAACTCATTTTGAACAGGGGTTGCCCCTTGCCCACGAAGTAACGTACACCCCAGAACTATCATAA
- a CDS encoding NADAR domain-containing protein: protein MTIYFYHVEDAYGDFSNFSSHGFWLEDYYWPTAEHYYQAHKFLGTAYDAIGHAIRKAPTARAAAELGRNPAYPVRPDWEQVKQQVMWQALVAKFTSHPQLKELLLATAEEELVEDSPVDSYWGCGGDRRGHNYLGRQLMYLRHCLRHSIPLPSQFNS, encoded by the coding sequence ATGACGATTTACTTTTACCATGTTGAAGATGCCTATGGTGATTTTTCCAATTTCTCTAGCCATGGCTTTTGGCTTGAGGATTATTACTGGCCCACAGCAGAGCACTATTACCAAGCCCATAAGTTTTTAGGTACCGCCTACGATGCCATTGGCCATGCCATCCGTAAGGCACCAACGGCGCGGGCGGCAGCAGAGTTGGGGCGCAACCCCGCCTATCCGGTTCGACCCGATTGGGAACAGGTAAAACAGCAGGTGATGTGGCAGGCGTTGGTGGCCAAATTTACCAGCCACCCCCAGTTAAAAGAGTTACTTTTGGCAACGGCTGAGGAGGAGTTAGTGGAAGACTCGCCGGTGGATAGCTACTGGGGCTGTGGGGGCGATCGCCGCGGCCATAACTATCTTGGGCGGCAACTGATGTACCTACGGCACTGTTTGCGGCACTCCATTCCCCTACCCAGTCAATTTAACTCTTGA